The Paenarthrobacter aurescens region ACGCGCAAAGGGTTACCGCGGACAGCGTTCGCGCCTGTACCGCAAGGCCAAAGAGCAGCTGCTGCACTCGTTTGTGTACAGCTACGGTGACCGCCGCAAGAAGAAGGGTGACTTCCGTCGCCTCTGGATCCAGCGCATCAACGCTGCATCCCGCGCCAACGGCCTCACCTACAACCGTCTGATCCAGGGCCTGAAGGCCGCTGAGGTTGAGGTTGACCGCCGCATGCTGGCCGAGCTGGCCGTCTCCGACGCCAACGCTTTCGCCGCTCTGGTGAACATTGCCAAGGCAGCACTTCCGGCTGACACCTCCGCTCCGGCTGCTGCTGCTCCCAAGGCTGCCAAGGCTGCCAAGGTTGCTCCGGCTGCTGCCACCGCAACGGCTGTCAAGGCTGCAGTTTCCGAGAAGCCGGCTATCGACGGCGCAGTTGCTGCCGATGGCGACGAAGCTCCGGAAGGCTACGCCATCAAGGGCAACGCCGAGTCCAAGAAGTACCACGTTCCGGGTTCCACCTGGTACAACACCACTGCTGCTGAGTACTGGTTCTCCACCGTTGAGGCTGCAAAGGCTGCCGGCTTCGAGCCTGCAGGTGGCGAAGCCCGCCAGCAGATCAAGAACTAGTCGCAACTGCCACTAAAGTTCTTTATATGAACGAAACCGGGCGCCCGCAAGACTTTCCGATGACCAACCCCCGAGCTGATCGGGTGAGGGACGTCGCCAAGCTTGCCGGGCGCCCGGCCCGTTTAAAGCGCGGGCGCTTTCTCGCAGAGGGTCCGCAAGCGGTGCGTGAGGCGTTGACCTTGCACCGTGAGCGCACAACGGCCGGAGGTTCCGCCGTCGTGCACGAAGTTTTTGCCAGCGAAACGTGCCTTGAGCGCCTCCCCGAGCTCGCAGACCTCGCTGAAGGGACCTTGCTCCGGTTAGCCACTGACGAGGTTCTTGCCGCTATGGCGGACACGGTGAATCCCCAGGGGATCGTGGCCGTGTGCAGTTTTGTTGACGTCAGCTTGGATTCGGTGCTCGACGCCGGTCCCCGCCTGATCGCGGTGATGTGCCAGGTTAGGGACCCCGGCAACGCCGGTACAGTCCTTCGCGCGGCAGATGCTGCCGGCGCCGATGCTGTTGTCCTTACCGGCTCAAGTGTGGACATTTACAACCCCAAAGCTGTGCGTTCCACAGCGGGCTCTTTGTTCCACCTTCCCGTTGTCCTCGGTGCCGATGTTGAGGAACTGGTGGCCCAATGCCGGGACCGCGGTATTGGTGTCCTGGCAGCGGACGGCTATGGGACCGTGAACCTGGATACCCTGCAGGATGAGAACGCAGCCCGAAGGCTGGGGAATGAGTCAGTGGTCTCGGACTATGCCCTTGAGTCTCCTACCGCCTGGCTGTTCGGCAACGAGGCCCAGGGCCTCTCTGACGCTGAGCTTGCACTGGCTGATCATCGGGTGGCCGTTCCCGTCTACGGGGCGGCTGAGAGCCTGAACCTGGGCACCGCGGCCACAGTGTGCCTTTATGCAAGTGCGCGATCCCAGCAGGGCGTCAAAGCAGGAAAAGCCTAAGCAGGATCGGCGATGCCGGGCAACGGATCCGCACGGCTGTACCGATCAAACAAGAAACGGGCTCCGCTTCGGCGGAGCCCGTTTCTTGTTTGATCGGCCTTGACCCCGTCACCGGAGGCCTTCAGCGACAGCGAGGTTCGGAAGTGATCAGCGAGGTTCGGAAGTGATCAGGCCAACGGCTTTTTTCGTTCCAGCAGGCCGCTCAGCAAAGCTACTCCGAGGCCCAGGATGGCAAGCACCGCACCCACCAGGGCGGGAGCAACATAGCCCCAACCCCACGCAATTACGGTGCCACCCAGGAAGGCGCCAAGCGCATTGGCAATGTTGAGGGCTGAGTGATTCAGCGAGGATGCCAGCGAAGCCGCTCCCGGTGCCGCGTCCAAGAGCCGCGTTTGCAGTGCGGGAGTGAGCATGGAGCCAACCCCGCCCACTACAAAGGCCATGATGAAAGCGGCCCATGCCCAGTGTGCTGCAATGGCGTACACCACCAAGGCAACAGCAATTCCGGGCATGACCCAATAGATGGTTCCCATCACTGATCTGTCAGCAAGGCGTCCACCCAAGATGTTGCCCGCCACCATGCCCAGCCCGTAAAGGGCCACAACGGCGGGAATGAGGTTTTCAGGTATGCCGGCCACGGAGGTCATGGTGTGGGCGATGTAGGTGTACACGGCGAAGAATCCGCCGAATCCAATGATGCCGATCAGCAGGGCAAGCCACACCTGGAGCCGTTTGAGGGCACCCAGTTCGCGCCGGATGCTCGCCTCCGGGTGGGCTGGCTCGAAGGGAACGAATTTCCACACCAGGGCAACGGTCAGGAGCCCGATGGCACCCACTATGACGAAGAGGAGGCGCCAGCCGAAGGTCTGGCCCGCCCACGTTGCTGCCGGAACGCCGATGACGTTGGACACCGTGAGCCCTGCCATCACCATGGAAATTGCCCAGCCCCTTTTGGTGGGGGCCACAAGTCCGGCAGCGATGACGGCCGCCACTCCGAAGAAGGCTCCGTGGGGCAGTCCTGACGCAAAGCGGGAGAGCAGCATGAAGCCGTAGTCGGGGGCGATGAAGGACGTCAGGTTCGCCAAGGACAGGAACAGCATGAGTCCCAAGGCAAGGTGTTTTCTTGGAAGTTTTGCTCCGAAAGCGGCGAAGAGCGGGGCACCGATGACGACGCCCAGTGCGTAAGCGGAGATGAGATTCCCGGCCTCGGGGGTGCTGATGCCCAGGCCCTCCTCGATCTCCTTGAGCAGTCCCATCATGGCGAACTCGGTGGTGCCGATTGCGAATCCACCCATGGCCAACGCCAGGATGGCCAGGCCAAGGTGGTTCTTTGCCGTTTTGGCGGCAGCGGACGGGGACGCGGTGATAGTCATAAGCCTGCTTCTTGGAGGTGCCTTAGTGGCCGGGAAATGCGGAGAAAATCCGATAATAAGTTTAGTCCCGTGGAGAGAACTAAGAACCGGTATGTGAGAAGTCCCATTGCCCGGGCCGCCATAGACTGTTGCGGTGACTTCATTGATCAACGTAGTGGGCGCCGCCGTCGTCGACTCCCTGGAAGCCCCCACCCGCCTGCTGGCCGCACGCCGCACAGCGCCTCCCCAGTTTGCCGGGATGTGGGAATTTCCCGGTGGCAAGGTTGAAGCAGCAGAAACTGCCGAAGCAGCATTGCACCGGGAACTTGCCGAAGAACTGGGAGTTCAAGTGCAGCTGGGGGCGGAGCTGGAGTCCGGCAACCCCGTTGGGTGGACGCTGAATGAGCGCGCGGCAATGCGCGTGTGGTTCGCCGAAGTAACCGTGGGGGAGCCGCAGCCCTTGGAAGACCACGATGAATTGCGTTGGGTGCCGTTGACCGATGACCATCAGGTTCTTGGCCTTCCGTGGATACCGGCAGACCTCCCCATTGTCCGGGCCTTGCTGGACCGGGTAGCTGCTCCCGCGTGAAACCGGGCCCGCAGCTTAGAGCGGACTTTTAGAAAAGCGGCTGTTGTCCGGGCAGGGGAGCTGCGGCTGCGGGGGCAACTGCGGACCCGGTGGCGGCCCGGGCATTGCGGTGGCTGAAACCGGACGTCCCTGTGAAGCCGTACTTGGCTTTGAAGAACGTGACTCTCCCGGTGAGCCAGGTGCGGTATTCCTTGGAGGCGTAAGCTCCTTTGCCATAGAGCCGCCTGTATTTGCCCACCAGTTCGGGGTGCTGAGCGGCCAGCCAGTCCATGAACCACTCCCGGGTTCCCGGTTTCAGGTACAGGGCGCCGGCGGTGACTCCTGTGGCGCCAGCCTTGGTCAGCTCGGCGAAGAGATCATCAAGGGCCTCATCGGAGTCTGTGAGCCACGGGAGAATGGGCATGGCCATCACTCCGCATCCCAGTCCGGCGTCACGGAGCCTGGCTATGAGTTTGAGCCGGGCCCTGGGTGAGGGCGTGCCGGGTTCAATGAGCTCTGCGAGGTCCTGGTTGGTCATGGCCAATGAAATGCCGAGGTCCACCGGTACCTGGGTAGCTGCGTGCTTGAGCAAGGGGATGTCCCGGGCCAACAACGTGCCTTTGGTCAGGATGGAGAACGGCGTGCCGGAATCGGCCAGGGCGCGGATAATTCCGGGCATGAGTGCGTAGCGGCCCTCCGCGCGCTGGTAGGGATCGGTATTGGTGCCGAGGGCAACTTGAGGCCTTTCCCAAGAGGGTTTGGCCAGTTCCTTGCGGAGCACCTCCGCGGCGTTGATCTTAACCACCACCTGCGAATCGAAGTCCCGCCCGGCGTCGAACTCCAAGTAAGTGTGACTCTTGCGGGCAAAGCAGTAGACGCATGCATGGCTGCATCCGCGATACGGATTGAACGTCCACTCAAAGGGCATGTTGGACCCGGAAGGCACCTTGTTGAGCACTGACTTTGCGGTGACCTCATGGAAGGTGACTCCGGAGAATTCGGGTGTGGAGATGGAACGCACAAGTCCGGCAAGCGGCAGCAGAGGCTCCATTGCCGGGGCAGGGCCTGGAGCCTCGATTCCGCTTGTAACTGACGCCGGTCCACGGGTAGGTGAAAGTGCTTGTGCGTCCCATCTCATGAACTCCATTCGAAGGTATGTTCGAACGAATGTCAAGGCCGCCCGCAGTGGGGGCGGAGCAGTGGCCGGGCGTTGCTATGGTTGGTCCATGATTCTGCTGACTGGCTTTGAACCTTTTGGCGAGGACACCGTAAATCCATCATGGCTGGCAGTGCAGCGGGCAGCGGAGTTGCTGGCCTCCGAAGGCATTGCCGTTGAAGCTGTGGAGCTGCCCTGCGTCTTCGGTGAATCAGCCACGGTTCTCATGGACGCCATCATGGGCCTGAAGCCGGAGATTATTGTTTGTACCGGCTTGGCCGGGGGTCGTGCGGGGATCTCCCTTGAACGCGTGGCCATCAACTGCGATGACGCACGGATACCGGACAACAAGGGCCAGCGACCCATCGACGTTGAGGTCATTGCCGGGGGACCTGCGGCGTACTTTTCAAGCCTGCCGATCAAGACCGCGCTCAGAAATCTACAGATCGCAGGAATCAGGAGTGAAGTCTCGCAGAGCGCAGGTACTTACGTTTGCAACCATCTTTTCTACGCATTGATGCACTCCCTGGCATCAAAGCCCGGTGTCCGCGGTGGATTCGTCCACCTTCCATACCTCCCGTCGCAACTTCGGGCAGGCAGCGAAACACCGTCCATGCCCCTGGAAGCCATGGCAGAAGGTATCGCCATCGTCGCCAGGACCGCCTTGGACACAACGGCCGATGTGAAATTCGCAGCTGGGGCAATCAGCTAAAGAAGCTCCCACTCCACCTTGATGCTCGCTGAAACAGAGGACTCCCCGGCTTCCACGGGCATGGCTTCTGCGGCGAAGGAAGCCCTCACCATTCCACCCAAAGGGACAGGCGCGCCGTGCAACGGTTCCTGGGCAATGGAGACCACCTTTCCAAGGCTGGCCGAAGCCAGAGACGCATATTGTTCCGCCCGCGCCACCGCATCCTGCCATGCAGCCTCCTGCGCCCGGGCAAGAACGGAGGAAGCATCCGCGAAGCCCTGCTCGAGCCCATTGATCCGAACGTCATCTCCGCCGGCAGCCACCGCGGCAGCAATAGCCACAGGAGCGTCCGCCTGGGAACGGATTCCCACCTGCAGATTGGTGGAGGCCACATAGGCGTTCACCTTCTGGCCTTGCCCCTCCACCCAGACCAGATCGGCGCGCAGGTTCAACCCGCTCGTCCGGAGGTCCACGGCTGATATGCCGGACTCCCGCAAACTGGCCGCCACAGCGTTAGCCGCTTTTCCGGCGTCGTCATATGCTTTTGCTGCGGTGTCCCGGCGCGTTTCCACGCCAAGGGTCAACGTCACCAGGTCCGGAACGGCCTTCGCGCTCGCGGTCCCGGTAACAGTGATGGTTCGGTTCATGCTGAGGCCTCGATTCGTGGGCCTGCAGGGCTGTCCTGCCGGCGGTGGTCAGTGTCAACGTAGCCGCCTGCGGCGAGGCCGGCTTGCCTTTCAAAGAAATTCTTCAACCCGGGGTTCCCGCTTCGAAGCATGGACCACGCCGCGGCAATGCCGTAGAGGGCCAGAAAGGGAAGCCCCAGGCAGTATGCGTACTGGCTGCTGTGCCGCTCTTCATGCCCCAGGAGAACGGGGTCACGTCCGGCGGCGCCATGCGGGGCCCGGTAAAGGATGACGTTACCCAAAGTGAAAGCGCCGGCATGGGGAAACTTCCAGTGGTAACCGGCCGCGATCAGCAGCCCGCGCGGCCCGTTGGAGACGGTGCACCTGGATGCGACCGCTACCAACAACCCCAGAGGTGTGGAGAAGTTGAGGACATTTGCGAGCTGCCGTAAGCGTTGCACGGGAGTCATGAAGCCATGCTAGCCCCGTTGACTGTGGCGCAGCATGGATGCCGGGGATACGCTGACTGGGCGCGCGTCTGTGCCGCACTCACATTGGGGGAAGAAGGAAAATGAACGCGAAACGCGCCTTGGGCGTCGTCGGTGTACTGCTCGCACTCATGCTGGCTTTGACAGGTTGCGTCAAGCTCAACATGTCCGTGAAAGTCAACAATGAAAAGAGCGTGGACTACGAGGTGGTCTACGCAATCCAAAAATCCGTGCTGGGAGAGAAGTCCTTCGACGAATTCATGGAGTCCAACGGTACCGGAAGCCAAGGGATGGACATCCCGGACGGTGCCACAGTGGTGGATTACGAGGACGAGAAGTACAAAGGCAAGCGGATCACCGCTGCCAACCTGGACCCAGCCAAACTTGCCGAGTCCTCCAGCTCCGAGAGCCCCTTCGACCTGAAAAGGGACGGGGACTTCTACGTCATCTCCATGGGCGGAGTGACCGGCGGTGAAAGCGGCGACGCCTCATCATCTGCCATGGCGAAGTCCATGTTCGACGAAGCCTCCGTTACGTTCACCTTCCCCGGCAAGGTAGTGGAAGCCAACGGCGCCACCGTGGACGGTAACAAAGCCACTTTCGACATGCTCTCCGTCAAGGACACGGTTGTCCAAGCCAAGGCCGAGGCCAACGCCGGAATTCCCCTGTGGATTATCTGGACCCTCGTGGCAGTTCTCGTCATTGCCGCCGCACTGGTCCTCCTGTTCGTCCTGTTGCGCAAGAGGTCAGCACGTCAAGAGCCGGCGCTCGCTGGGGCAACTCCCTATGATCCTCAGGGGTACGCAGTCCAGCCGGTTGTCCAACCCCAGCAGCCGCCCTATCAGCCACAGCAGGATTGGGCAGGGCAAGGCTATACGCCGGGAGCACCGTCTGCGCCGGTACAGCCGCCCAGTCAGCAGCCGCCGGCCCAGCAGCCGCCCGCCCAGCAGCCGGGTCAGACGCACGACGGCGGCCGCGTACCTCCTCCGCCGCAGGCACCGCCCGCTTCCGGCGCCTAAGCGCACACCGCAACCTCAGCCGCCGTCGTCGTTTCACATAGCGGGACGGGTTCGGGTGGGTTAAATCGCCCCCGTGAGGTTCAACTAGACTGAAGGGTAGTGCCTGCCGTCCGCGGCGAGCACTACCCTTTCGTTTTGCAGGCCAGCCTCGCCGGCCGCTCCCAACTCGTAGCTAAGAACAGTAGATGACTGACACTTTGCCAGGCGCTGCCATCCCGAATCCGCTGGATGAAGCCGCCATCAACGCCGCCGTCGAGGACGCCATTGCAGCCATTGCTGCCGCATCCTCCCTTGAAGAACTCAAGGCTGTCCGCCTCGCCCACACCGGAGAGAAGTCGCCCCTGAGCCTTGCCAACCGTGAAATCGGTGGGCTCGCCAAGGAACACAAAGCCGCGGCCGGTAAGCTCATGGGTTCCTCCCGGGGCCGCGTCAACCAGGCGCTCGCAGCACGCACAGCAGTTCTCGAGGCTGAGAACGACGCCCGCATCCTGGTTGAAGAGACCGTGGACGTCACGGCCGCACCGCGCCGGCGCCGGGCAGGCGCACGCCACCCGCTGTCCACGCTGCAGGACCGCGTCTCTGACATCTTTGTGGGCATGGGTTGGGAAATCGCCGAAGGCCCCGAGGTGGAGTCCGAGTGGTTCAACTTTGATGCCCTGAACTTCAAGCCGGACCACCCGGCCCGCGAAATGCAGGACACATTCTTCGTGGAGCCCCCCGAAGCGCATCTGCTCATGCGCACGCACACGTCCCCGGTGCAGGTCCGTTCCATGCTGGAACGTGAAGTGCCCATCTATGTACTGTGCCCCGGCAAGGTTTTCCGTACGGATGAACTGGACGCTACGCACACACCCGTCTTCCACCAGTTCGAAGGCCTTGCGATCGACAAGGACCTCAGCATGGCTGACCTGCGCGGCACGTTGGAGCACTTCGCCCGCCAGATGTTCGGCGACGAAGCTTCCATCCGCCTGCGCCCCAACTACTTCCCGTTCACGGAGCCTTCCGCTGAACTGGACATCTGGCACCCGGGCGCCAAGGGCGGTCCGCGCTGGATCGAGTGGGGCGGCTGCGGCATGGTCAACCCCAACGTCCTGCGGGCAGCGGGTATTGATCCGGACATCTATTCAGGTTTTGCCTTCGGTATGGGTATTGAGCGCACGCTCATGTTCCGCAACGAGGTCGGCGATATGCGCGACATGATCGAAGGCGACGTACGTTTCAGCGAGCACTTCGGGATGGAGATCTAACAGTGCGTATCCCACTTTCCTGGCTGCGTGAATTCGCGCAGGTTCCGGCCGATGCGACGGCCGAAGACGTCATGGCTGATCTGGTCAAGGTTGGTTTTGAAGAAGAAGAAGTTCACCGCCCCACGGACGAACTGACGGGTCCCGTTGTGGTGGGCCAGGTTCTGAGCCTGGTCAAGGAACCGCAGACCAATGGCAAGACCATCAACTGGTGCCAGGTCCGCGTGGTTCCTGAGGGCCAGGAGCAGACGCTTACCGGCGAGGGCATTGATCCTTCCGGCGTGCAGGGCATCATTTGCGGTGCCCACAACTTTGTTGAGGGCGACAAAGTGGTTGTCACCCTGCCGGGCGCTGTTCTGCCCGGAAACTTCCAGATCTCGGCGCGCAAGACTTACGGTCACCTGTCCGCGGGCATGATCGCTTCCGTCCGTGAGCTGGGTATCGGCGATGACCACGACGGCATCCTGGTGCTCTCGCGCATCGGACTGGACCCGGAAATCGGCTCAGACGCGATGGAACTGCTTGGTCTTTACGACCAAGCAGCCGAAATCAACGTCACCCCGGACCGCGGTTATGCCTTCTCCATCCGCGGTGTGGCCCGCGAGTACGCCCACGCTACCGGAACGTCGTTCACGGACCCCACGTCCAAGGTCAACGCACCGGCTTCCCTGCAGGGCGGCTACGGCGTCAAGCTCAACGATGACGCGCCTATCTACGGCAAGCCCGGATGCGACCGCTTCGTGGCCCGCACGGTCCGTGGCGTGGATGCTTCCCGTCCCACCCCGCCGTGGATGTCCTCCCGCCTTCGCCTCGCCGGCATCCGCTCCATCTCCTTGCCGGTTGATATCTCCAACTACGTCATGCTGGAGCTCGGCCAGCCGAACCACTGTTATGACCTGGATAAGCTCTCCGGCGACATCGTGGTGCGTCGTGCCGTGGCGGGGGAGAAGATCACCACCCTGGATGACAAAGAGCGCACGCTCGACGTCGAGGACCTGCTGATCACTGATGACTCCGGTGCTATTGGTATTGCCGGTGTCATGGGTGGTGCGCACACTGAAGTGTCCGATTCCACCACGAACATTCTGGTGGAAGCTGCGCACTTTGACGAGGTTTCGATCGCACGCTCCCGTCGCCGCCACAAGCTGCCGTCCGAAGCGTCCAAGCGCTTTGAGCGCGGCGTTGACTGGCACGTGGCCCACATTGCTGCCCAGCGCGTGGTGGACTTGCTCGTGGAACTGGCCGGTGGGGTCGCTGACGAGGCGGGAACCGACGTCGGAACCGCTCCTGATGCTGTGACCATTGAGTTGCCGGCAAAGTTCGCCTCCGCGCGTATCGGCATCGACTTCACCGAAGAGCAGATCACCACGTCTCTGGAAGACCTTGGTGCCGTGGTGGAAAAGACCACCTCCGGTTACACAGTGACGGCTCCGAGCTGGCGCAATGACCTCGAGACCAAGGAAGACCTCTCCGAGGAAATCGCGCGGCTGGTGGGCTACGACAACATCCCCTCGACACTTCCGGTGGCGCCCCCGGGCCGGGGCCTCAGCCGCACCCAGCAGCAGAAGCGCCGGGTTGTCCAGGCGTTGGCTGATGCGGGGCTTACCGAGGTGTTGTCCTACCCGTTCGTCTCCAAGGCAGCCAACGATACTTTCGGTGTTGCCGCTGAAGGTGCTGCCCGTCCCGCACTGAAGCTTGCCAATCCCATCAGCGAGGAACACGGTTATCTCCGTACGTCCATCCTGCCGGGATTGATCGAGGTTGCACGCCGCAATCACTCACGCGGTTTCCGCGATTTGGCTGTGTACGAGGCCGGTTCGGTCTTCCTCCCTGGCGAAACGCTGGGCACGGATTCCATCCCGCCGCTGGGCGTCAAGCCCGCCGATGAGGTTCTTGATGCACTGTACGACGGCGTCCCTCACCAGCCGCTGCACATCGCCGCAGTCCTGACCGGACATGATTCACCGGCCGCTGCGACGCACACGCCTCGGGCGTGGGATTGGGCAGACGCTCTTGACGTGGCACGCCTGATCGCCGATGTTCTGGGCGTGGAATTGGTTGTCAGCCAGGGAAGCCACCAGGCGTTCCACCCTGGCCGTGCAGCTCAGCTGGCGCTGCGCAACGGTGAAGTAGTGGGCTACGCCGGCGAGCTTCACCCGAAGTTGTTGGCTGCGCAGGACATGCCGGCCCGCTCCGTGGCGCTTGAGGTCAATGTGGAGGCGTTGTTCGAAGCTGCTGCTGACGTGATCGTGGCCAAGCACATCTCCGGATTCCCCGTTGCGACGCAGGACGTTGCCTTGGTTGTCCCGCAGGACGTGCCGGCGGACCAGGTTCTGGCTGCGCTGCGTGAAGGTGCGGGCGAGCTCCTCGAAGACGTCGCGCTGTTCGATGTCTACGCGGGTCCCGGAATCGACGAAGGTAAGAAGTCACTGGCTTTCGGCCTCCGCTTCCGTGCTGACGACCGCACACTGACCGCGGATGAGGCTTCTGAAGCCCGTGCCGCAGCTGTTGCTGTTGCAGCCGAGCGCTTCGGAGCTGTCCAGCGCTGATACTGCTCGCGATTGATCATCCCCGGAACCATCTGGTTCCGGGGATTTTCTTTTAATCGAGATTGAGCTCCCAGCATCTTGACAGACTATTCACATGTGTATGACAGTTCTGTCATGCGCATGTGAAGCATGTGTATCACATCCCTCGCACGGTTCCATAAGAGCCGTCCTTTGAAAGGTACCCATGAAGAAGCACAACGTTGCTTTGCTCGTCGGGGCAGCAGTCATGGCTTTGACATCCTCACTTGGCGGAGCTGCAGTGGCGTCAGAGTCGACGCCCCAACCAGCCGCAGCCGAGGTCCAGCCCGTATCGCACATAGTGGACAAGTCGCAGACGTCAGGCTCGGCCGCATCCCCTTTGGCTGACCGGTATGTCATTGCCGCGCCTTCCAAGACCGGCGGCGCGTCCACGGATTCGGTCATCGGCGCTGATGGTCGCGTGCGGATCACCAACACCACAGCAGCCCCCAACCGCTCCATTGTGCAGATCGAATTCAACGGCGGCTACATCTGCTCAGGAACCTTGATCTCAGATGACACCGTGCTCACGGCCGGACACTGTGTTCACGAGGGCGGCACGGGTTCAACGGCTGACTATTCCTGGGGCGTCAAAGTAGCTCCGGGCCGCAACGGTTCAACGGACCCCTACGGAACGTGCGGTGCCACTGAACTCCTCACGGACCAGCGCTGGATCGACTCCGCCAACACCAACGCGGATTGGGGTGTCATCAAGCTCGACTGCACCATCGGCAACACCACCGGCTGGCTCAACTACACCGGCACCACGGCGAGCCTCAATGGAATCAGCACCACAGTGCGCGGCTATCCGGGAGACAAGGCATTCGGCACCATGTGGTCCATGACCGGACCCATCGAGAGCACGCAGACGGAAAAGGTGTTCTACAAGATGGACACCTATGGGGGCCAGAGTGGCGCCCCTGTCTACAACAGCTCCAACACCATCGTTGCCATCCACACCAACGGTGGAAGCTCCAACTCCGGCACCCGCATCACTCCCACCCTGGCCAACTACCTGACGTCGGTGAAGTAGCCCGGCTGGGTTAATCCGGCCAGCAGTGTTCCCCGCGGCGTGTTCATGGCTGCGGGGAACACTTGCGTCCAAGGAGATACGTCAGACACAAGCTACAGTTTGCAGGCGCGAACGATGCGATTTGTGAGGTGGGTTGTGCCTGGGTGCGATGTCGGACTCTCTACACGTTGAAGCTGGTATGCGAATCACTCAATAGTCGGGTGGGCCGGAAAACTCGAAATGATCAACAAGACCTTCGCGCCCGATAGCCAAGGACTCCATGTGAGAAGCGACAGCCATAGCATTAATGTTGTCGACGGCATCTTGTTCTTGGTGTTGTCGAAGATTCCAATGTCGTCTTTATCAGCCACGTCCTGCATTCGCGCCCTGTAGTTCCGGTTCCATCGGTGAGCTGGAATATTCATTTCCTGACGGAACTGAAAAGCCAAGTGAATCTCACTCATCTGAGCCATGATGCGGGGCTTGATTCTCAGTCTTGAGTTGGCAGGTTCAAGCAACCAAAGCGCGCAAGCCGCTGAATCGAGGGCGTTGCGGATCAACGTGTAGGGTCCGTACGGCCCAAGCTGACGTGGACGTTTTCTTCATCCTCGTCCACCCTCATCTGCTGCAGGCTTTGTAGGCAACCGAAGGCCACGACGAGTTGAGCGTAAGCGAACTGGGACACCGGGAACGACTGCAAGGCTGCATCGTCGGTGCTGAGCGGGGAATTGGTCTGAACGGTGCTGTATTGTCTCAACGTTGCTTCCCATTCGCGGAAGCTGGCAAATGCACTCAGGCCTATGCCGACGGCGGCCTTTTCTGCTTCATCGGTCACAGCTTCGGCGTCGGTGAATGATGTGTCATACGGAGAATCTGGTGCAGATTGGGCCGGTCCTTGCGATGAGACCTCAAGGCCGCTGGTTGTTCAGGTCATCCCGCCGGCGGCTGATGAGTTCACCTGCTTCTCGTGTTTTCTGGTCCGCCACCGCTCCCAGATAGCCCGAAAGAAAGACGGCCACGCCCACTGCGTGGAGTGCGAAGGCTGAAGCCGGGCTATTCTTCACTTCGTACCGGCGGGCTTTGCTGGTCATTGCTTCCTACCGGAATTTGCCCTCGGGATCTGGTGCGCATCGGGTGTTGCCGCCGAGGGAGGTGCCGAAGCTGCTGGTTCCGAGCTGCATGGAGAACTTGCCATC contains the following coding sequences:
- the rplT gene encoding 50S ribosomal protein L20, producing the protein MARVKRAVNAHKKRRVVLERAKGYRGQRSRLYRKAKEQLLHSFVYSYGDRRKKKGDFRRLWIQRINAASRANGLTYNRLIQGLKAAEVEVDRRMLAELAVSDANAFAALVNIAKAALPADTSAPAAAAPKAAKAAKVAPAAATATAVKAAVSEKPAIDGAVAADGDEAPEGYAIKGNAESKKYHVPGSTWYNTTAAEYWFSTVEAAKAAGFEPAGGEARQQIKN
- a CDS encoding RNA methyltransferase — its product is MNETGRPQDFPMTNPRADRVRDVAKLAGRPARLKRGRFLAEGPQAVREALTLHRERTTAGGSAVVHEVFASETCLERLPELADLAEGTLLRLATDEVLAAMADTVNPQGIVAVCSFVDVSLDSVLDAGPRLIAVMCQVRDPGNAGTVLRAADAAGADAVVLTGSSVDIYNPKAVRSTAGSLFHLPVVLGADVEELVAQCRDRGIGVLAADGYGTVNLDTLQDENAARRLGNESVVSDYALESPTAWLFGNEAQGLSDAELALADHRVAVPVYGAAESLNLGTAATVCLYASARSQQGVKAGKA
- a CDS encoding MFS transporter, with protein sequence MTITASPSAAAKTAKNHLGLAILALAMGGFAIGTTEFAMMGLLKEIEEGLGISTPEAGNLISAYALGVVIGAPLFAAFGAKLPRKHLALGLMLFLSLANLTSFIAPDYGFMLLSRFASGLPHGAFFGVAAVIAAGLVAPTKRGWAISMVMAGLTVSNVIGVPAATWAGQTFGWRLLFVIVGAIGLLTVALVWKFVPFEPAHPEASIRRELGALKRLQVWLALLIGIIGFGGFFAVYTYIAHTMTSVAGIPENLIPAVVALYGLGMVAGNILGGRLADRSVMGTIYWVMPGIAVALVVYAIAAHWAWAAFIMAFVVGGVGSMLTPALQTRLLDAAPGAASLASSLNHSALNIANALGAFLGGTVIAWGWGYVAPALVGAVLAILGLGVALLSGLLERKKPLA
- a CDS encoding NUDIX domain-containing protein, which translates into the protein MTSLINVVGAAVVDSLEAPTRLLAARRTAPPQFAGMWEFPGGKVEAAETAEAALHRELAEELGVQVQLGAELESGNPVGWTLNERAAMRVWFAEVTVGEPQPLEDHDELRWVPLTDDHQVLGLPWIPADLPIVRALLDRVAAPA
- a CDS encoding Rv2578c family radical SAM protein, which translates into the protein MRWDAQALSPTRGPASVTSGIEAPGPAPAMEPLLPLAGLVRSISTPEFSGVTFHEVTAKSVLNKVPSGSNMPFEWTFNPYRGCSHACVYCFARKSHTYLEFDAGRDFDSQVVVKINAAEVLRKELAKPSWERPQVALGTNTDPYQRAEGRYALMPGIIRALADSGTPFSILTKGTLLARDIPLLKHAATQVPVDLGISLAMTNQDLAELIEPGTPSPRARLKLIARLRDAGLGCGVMAMPILPWLTDSDEALDDLFAELTKAGATGVTAGALYLKPGTREWFMDWLAAQHPELVGKYRRLYGKGAYASKEYRTWLTGRVTFFKAKYGFTGTSGFSHRNARAATGSAVAPAAAAPLPGQQPLF
- the pcp gene encoding pyroglutamyl-peptidase I, with translation MILLTGFEPFGEDTVNPSWLAVQRAAELLASEGIAVEAVELPCVFGESATVLMDAIMGLKPEIIVCTGLAGGRAGISLERVAINCDDARIPDNKGQRPIDVEVIAGGPAAYFSSLPIKTALRNLQIAGIRSEVSQSAGTYVCNHLFYALMHSLASKPGVRGGFVHLPYLPSQLRAGSETPSMPLEAMAEGIAIVARTALDTTADVKFAAGAIS
- a CDS encoding SIMPL domain-containing protein yields the protein MNRTITVTGTASAKAVPDLVTLTLGVETRRDTAAKAYDDAGKAANAVAASLRESGISAVDLRTSGLNLRADLVWVEGQGQKVNAYVASTNLQVGIRSQADAPVAIAAAVAAGGDDVRINGLEQGFADASSVLARAQEAAWQDAVARAEQYASLASASLGKVVSIAQEPLHGAPVPLGGMVRASFAAEAMPVEAGESSVSASIKVEWELL
- a CDS encoding LppM family (lipo)protein, with translation MNAKRALGVVGVLLALMLALTGCVKLNMSVKVNNEKSVDYEVVYAIQKSVLGEKSFDEFMESNGTGSQGMDIPDGATVVDYEDEKYKGKRITAANLDPAKLAESSSSESPFDLKRDGDFYVISMGGVTGGESGDASSSAMAKSMFDEASVTFTFPGKVVEANGATVDGNKATFDMLSVKDTVVQAKAEANAGIPLWIIWTLVAVLVIAAALVLLFVLLRKRSARQEPALAGATPYDPQGYAVQPVVQPQQPPYQPQQDWAGQGYTPGAPSAPVQPPSQQPPAQQPPAQQPGQTHDGGRVPPPPQAPPASGA